In a single window of the Streptococcus ilei genome:
- a CDS encoding DUF3173 domain-containing protein: MDNNLISNKELIEMGYRPHTANDIIHQARELLVSRGYTFYNRKRLMVVPKSVVNEILGTEVA; this comes from the coding sequence ATGGATAATAATTTAATTAGCAACAAAGAATTAATTGAAATGGGCTATCGCCCTCACACTGCAAATGATATCATCCATCAGGCAAGAGAATTACTTGTATCACGAGGCTATACATTTTATAATCGTAAACGTTTGATGGTTGTTCCAAAAAGTGTTGTAAATGAGATTCTAGGAACTGAGGTGGCGTAA
- a CDS encoding site-specific integrase, translating into MASVRYRKRGDSNLWTYEIRNEGKTVAHNSGFKTKKLAESEAEPILQELRLGKRISRDISLVDLYQEWLELKILPSSRSEETKKKYLLRKNTIERLFGNKKVTQIRASEYQRIMNKYGQTVGRNFLGRLNTGIHQSIQMAIADKVLIDDFTQHVELFSSKEQQMTEEKYLHTEKDYLDLLLAVKRKFDYQRSIVPYIVYFLLKTGMRFGELIALTWNEVDFDRGLLKTYRRFNTLSHKFVPPKNKTSIRMVPIDEECIKILQVLKIEQEKANKELGIKNRYKMIFQHYGYIHLVPDIASVNKALSVLLNELDIYPIITTKGARHTYGSYLWHKGFDLGVIAKILGHKDISMLVEVYGHTLQEKINEEFDNVRKLL; encoded by the coding sequence ATGGCAAGTGTTCGTTATCGAAAGCGAGGAGATAGTAACTTATGGACCTATGAAATTCGTAACGAAGGAAAAACTGTTGCTCATAATAGCGGTTTTAAAACAAAAAAACTTGCAGAGTCAGAAGCTGAGCCAATTCTGCAAGAACTTCGTTTAGGGAAAAGAATTTCTAGAGATATTTCTCTTGTCGATCTATATCAAGAATGGCTTGAACTAAAAATTCTACCGAGTAGTAGGTCGGAAGAGACAAAGAAAAAATATCTTCTCCGTAAAAACACAATTGAAAGATTATTTGGAAATAAAAAAGTCACTCAAATTCGTGCGAGTGAATACCAAAGAATAATGAATAAGTATGGTCAAACAGTTGGTAGAAATTTTCTTGGTAGATTGAATACTGGAATTCATCAGAGCATCCAAATGGCAATTGCAGACAAAGTTCTAATAGATGATTTTACACAACATGTCGAGTTATTTTCATCCAAAGAACAACAGATGACAGAAGAGAAATATTTACATACAGAAAAGGACTATCTGGATTTACTTTTAGCAGTAAAGAGAAAATTTGATTACCAACGTTCAATTGTTCCTTATATCGTCTATTTTCTACTAAAAACAGGCATGAGGTTTGGAGAGTTAATAGCGTTAACTTGGAATGAAGTTGACTTTGACAGAGGACTGCTAAAAACATATAGGAGGTTTAATACCCTTTCTCATAAATTTGTCCCTCCAAAAAACAAAACGTCTATTCGGATGGTACCGATAGACGAAGAATGTATTAAGATATTACAAGTCCTAAAAATTGAACAAGAGAAAGCTAATAAAGAGCTAGGAATCAAGAATAGGTATAAAATGATTTTTCAGCATTATGGATATATTCACTTGGTACCAGACATTGCAAGTGTCAATAAAGCTTTGAGTGTTCTTTTAAATGAATTAGATATTTATCCAATTATCACGACAAAAGGAGCACGCCATACCTATGGAAGCTACCTCTGGCACAAAGGATTTGACCTTGGAGTAATTGCAAAAATTCTAGGGCATAAAGATATTTCAATGTTAGTAGAAGTATATGGTCATACACTACAAGAGAAGATCAATGAAGAATTTGATAACGTTAGAAAACTTTTGTAA